Proteins encoded together in one Oreochromis aureus strain Israel breed Guangdong linkage group 23, ZZ_aureus, whole genome shotgun sequence window:
- the LOC120436379 gene encoding G2/M phase-specific E3 ubiquitin-protein ligase isoform X2 gives MLQTAGCYRFMRTLEDKKKVVADYIQWYFIYRNHLSIQRLTADLLENIFHVQFGPPGSSRRQEETRVLSYWQDYLLSVEERNGSLYLEDILMFATGLREIPPAAIQPKPQLLFQTTSRFPVADVCAITIKIPVLHSYEDFQEAMDYGIQNSPGFGLP, from the exons ATGCTCCAGACAGCAGGATGCTATCGATTCATGAGGACACTGGAGGATAAGAAGAAGGTAGTAGCGGATTACATTCAGTGGTACTTCATCTACCGAAATCATCTTTCCATCCAAAG GCTGACAGCTGATCTTCTGGAGAACATCTTTCATGTACAATTTGGTCCACCTGGCAGCTCTAGGCGTCAAGAGGAGACAAGAGTACTAAGCTACTGGCAAGACTATCTGCTTTCTGTAGAAG AGAGAAATGGAAGTCTGTATCTTGAAGACATCCTTATGTTTGCAACTGGACTGAGGGAAATTCCTCCTGCAGCCATTCAGCCAAAGCCACAGCTTCTTTTCCAGACCACTTCACGCTTCCCTGTAGCAGATGTCTGTGCAATTACTATCAAAATCCCAGTGTTACACAGTTATGAGGACTTCCAAGAAGCCATGGATTATGGCATCCAGAACTCTCCTGGGTTTGGGCTTCCCTAA
- the LOC120436379 gene encoding G2/M phase-specific E3 ubiquitin-protein ligase isoform X1, translated as MLQTAGCYRFMRTLEDKKKVVADYIQWYFIYRNHLSIQSFREGLATLDFLNALEQHPSLFFSFMCYTETRLTADLLENIFHVQFGPPGSSRRQEETRVLSYWQDYLLSVEERNGSLYLEDILMFATGLREIPPAAIQPKPQLLFQTTSRFPVADVCAITIKIPVLHSYEDFQEAMDYGIQNSPGFGLP; from the exons ATGCTCCAGACAGCAGGATGCTATCGATTCATGAGGACACTGGAGGATAAGAAGAAGGTAGTAGCGGATTACATTCAGTGGTACTTCATCTACCGAAATCATCTTTCCATCCAAAG TTTCAGAGAGGGTCTAGCAACACTGGATTTTCTAAATGCCCTGGAACAGCATCCTTCACTCTTCTTCTCATTCATGTGCTACACTGAGACCAGGCTGACAGCTGATCTTCTGGAGAACATCTTTCATGTACAATTTGGTCCACCTGGCAGCTCTAGGCGTCAAGAGGAGACAAGAGTACTAAGCTACTGGCAAGACTATCTGCTTTCTGTAGAAG AGAGAAATGGAAGTCTGTATCTTGAAGACATCCTTATGTTTGCAACTGGACTGAGGGAAATTCCTCCTGCAGCCATTCAGCCAAAGCCACAGCTTCTTTTCCAGACCACTTCACGCTTCCCTGTAGCAGATGTCTGTGCAATTACTATCAAAATCCCAGTGTTACACAGTTATGAGGACTTCCAAGAAGCCATGGATTATGGCATCCAGAACTCTCCTGGGTTTGGGCTTCCCTAA